One Paramisgurnus dabryanus chromosome 8, PD_genome_1.1, whole genome shotgun sequence DNA window includes the following coding sequences:
- the st14 gene encoding suppressor of tumorigenicity 14 protein homolog isoform X2, whose protein sequence is MSSAVYEHGGNHEQVTFMTNQQKVASKRKTHIIVGVIVALLVVAAVVGFLVWLFLVRTKELEDTSTIQKRVPSMLVYSGQIKLLKPEYSSVYDNPESPEFQQVARDLQGIMNDTFTKDPFLSKYYTKSVITAFSDGLTAYHWSQFDIPETDQEIVPELTEDRVIEALRKNIRQGSRRTGTVAVTDTDITASTTDPRMAREPKSKCFHTLEADTTEKNFVSPNHPNRYPAKSRCQWQIRAPKDHAILVKFRTFHVEDDCNNDYVAIYNSLSPDSTRAITKQCGLRPPTNPLEVTSSGNIMLINLVTDVVRRPGFRAVYQAVPVITAGSCGQSLTSPTGNFTSPYFSSFYPPYVDCFWNINVAAGKKIKVEFNMFRVKEPGVDATTCHKDYVEVLGKKYCGEKTRFVLSSLTNSLEVKFHSDESFTDKGFRANYNAYDPVNPCPGQFACPSGLCIKNELRCDGWNDCQDMSDEKNCKCEEEHFACKNGLCRPQYFVCDRVNDCGDNSDEEGCDCGRAEVRCGDGSCVPQEVICDGNRDCADGSDEASCQGSTGVCTEFSYRCTNGDCVNKVNAECDRDNDCSDGSDEQGCNCGSRPYKHNRIVGGQNADVGEWPWQVSLHFKKQGHVCGASIISNKWLLCAAHCFIQTDDAYKMTSNWVTYSGLRDQSNQEPGVQVRNLKTIVTHPKYDTQTSDYDIALLELSQPLNFSNTVHPICLPAPTHVFSSGSSCFVTGWGTMREGGDVAQILQKAEVKVINDTVCNMVTEGQVTSRMMCSGYLGGGVDACQGDSGGPLVCRSDVGKWFQAGVVSWGEGCARRNKPGVYTRVTKLRDWIREITSL, encoded by the exons GGTGGCAACCATGAGCAGGTCACCTTCATGACGAATCAGCAGAAGGTCGCATCAAAAAGGAAGACGCATATCATTGTTGGGGTCATTGTTGCTCTGCTGGTAGTGGCCGCTGTGGTCGGATTTCTCGTGTGGCTCTTTCTTG TCAGGACTAAAGAATTGGAAGACACCTCCACCATTCAGAAACGGGTCCCGTCCATGCTGGTTTACAGCGGACAAATTAAACTACTTAAACCCGAGTACAGCTCAGTTTATGACAACCCGGAAAGCCCGGAATTCCAACAGGTGGCGAGGGATCTGCAGGGAATT ATGAATGACACGTTCACCAAAGATCCGTTCCTTTCCAAATATTACACCAAGTCAGTCATCACTGCATTCAG TGACGGATTAACAGCTTATCACTGGAGCCAGTTTGACATCCCTGAGACGGACCAGGAGATTGTCCCAGAGCTGACTGAGGATCGTGTGATCGAGGCTCTGCGGAAGAACATTCGGCAAGGGAGCAGACGCACAGGCACCGTTGCAGTCACTGACACAGACATCACTGCTTCAA caACAGACCCTCGGATGGCCCGCGAACCCAAATCCA AATGCTTTCACACTCTTGAGGCTGACACCACCGAAAAGAACTTTGTGTCCCCTAACCATCCCAACAGATACCCAGCCAAATCCAGATGCCAGTGGCAGATTCGGGCCCCTAAGGACCACGCCATCCTTGTCAAGTTTAGGACTTTCCACGTGGAGGATGACTGTAACAATGACTATGTGGCCATCTACAATTCTCTTAGTCCAGACAGCACTCGGGCCATCACAAA GCAGTGTGGACTTCGACCCCCCACAAATCCTCTAGAGGTGACTTCTTCTGGTAACATCATGCTCATTAATCTGGTGACGGATGTGGTCCGGAGGCCAGGATTCAGAGCGGTTTACCAGGCTGTTCCTGTTATAACAG CTGGAAGCTGTGGACAATCTCTGACCAGTCCTACGGGAAACTTCACCTCTCCTTATTTTTCCAGTTTCTATCCTCCATACGTGGATTGCTTCTGGAACATTAAT GTCGCTGCGGGCAAGAAGATAAAGGTTGAGTTCAACATGTTTCGAGTAAAAGAACCAGGGGTGGATGCTACCACCTGCCACAAAGATTACGTAGAAGTGTTGGGTAAAAA GTATTGTGGAGAGAAAACTAGATTTGTGTTGTCTAGCCTCACCAACAGTTTGGAAGTGAAGTTTCACTCTGATGAATCCTTCACAGATAAGGGATTCAGAGCCAATTACAATGCCTACGACCCTGTAAACC CATGTCCTGGTCAGTTTGCTTGTCCTTCTGGTCTCTGCATCAAGAACGAGCTACGCTGTGATGGCTGGAATGATTGTCAAGATATGAGTGATGAGAAAAACTGca AGTGTGAAGAGGAGCACTTTGCTTGTAAAAATGGCCTATGTAGACCCCAGTACTTTGTTTGTGACAGAGTCAATGACTGTGGTGATAACAGCGATGAAGAGGGTTGTG ATTGCGGCAGGGCTGAGGTGAGGTGCGGTGACGGTTCCTGTGTCCCACAAGAAGTTATATGCGATGGGAATCGCGACTGTGCTGATGGGAGTGATGAGGCCTCCTGCCAAGGAT CCACTGGTGTCTGCACAGAGTTTTCCTACAGGTGTACAAATGGCGACTGCGTAAACAAAGTGAACGCAGAGTGTGACCGTGACAATGACTGCAGCGATGGGTCAGACGAGCAGGGATGCA ATTGCGGAAGCCGACCCTACAAGCACAACCGTATTGTTGGGGGGCAGAACGCAGATGTGGGTGAGTGGCCGTGGCAGGTTAGTCTGCACTTTAAGAAACAAGGGCACGTTTGCGGCGCCTCCATCATCTCCAACAAATGGCTCCTGTGCGCTGCCCACTGTTTCATTCAGACTGATGATGC CTACAAAATGACATCTAATTGGGTGACATACAGTGGCCTGCGAGACCAGAGCAACCAGGAACCCGGCGTCCAGGTGCGTAATCTGAAGACCATCGTCACCCACCCAAAATACGACACGCAGACCTCTGATTATGACATCGCCTTGCTGGAACTTAGTCAGCCATTGAACTTCAGCAACACCGTGCACCCCATCTGCCTACCAGCACCAACTCACGTTTTTTCGTCTGGCAGTTCCTGCTTTGTTACGGGCTGGGGAACGATGCGAGAGGGAG GGGATGTCGCACAAATACTACAGAAGGCTGAAGTAAAGGTTATTAATGATACAGTATGCAACATGGTGACCGAGGGTCAGGTGACATCGAGGATGATGTGTAGTGGTTACCTCGGCGGAGGTGTGGACGCTTGTCAG
- the st14 gene encoding suppressor of tumorigenicity 14 protein homolog isoform X1, producing the protein MSSAVYEHGGNHEQVTFMTNQQKVASKRKTHIIVGVIVALLVVAAVVGFLVWLFLVRTKELEDTSTIQKRVPSMLVYSGQIKLLKPEYSSVYDNPESPEFQQVARDLQGIMNDTFTKDPFLSKYYTKSVITAFSDGLTAYHWSQFDIPETDQEIVPELTEDRVIEALRKNIRQGSRRTGTVAVTDTDITASTTDPRMAREPKSKECFHTLEADTTEKNFVSPNHPNRYPAKSRCQWQIRAPKDHAILVKFRTFHVEDDCNNDYVAIYNSLSPDSTRAITKQCGLRPPTNPLEVTSSGNIMLINLVTDVVRRPGFRAVYQAVPVITAGSCGQSLTSPTGNFTSPYFSSFYPPYVDCFWNINVAAGKKIKVEFNMFRVKEPGVDATTCHKDYVEVLGKKYCGEKTRFVLSSLTNSLEVKFHSDESFTDKGFRANYNAYDPVNPCPGQFACPSGLCIKNELRCDGWNDCQDMSDEKNCKCEEEHFACKNGLCRPQYFVCDRVNDCGDNSDEEGCDCGRAEVRCGDGSCVPQEVICDGNRDCADGSDEASCQGSTGVCTEFSYRCTNGDCVNKVNAECDRDNDCSDGSDEQGCNCGSRPYKHNRIVGGQNADVGEWPWQVSLHFKKQGHVCGASIISNKWLLCAAHCFIQTDDAYKMTSNWVTYSGLRDQSNQEPGVQVRNLKTIVTHPKYDTQTSDYDIALLELSQPLNFSNTVHPICLPAPTHVFSSGSSCFVTGWGTMREGGDVAQILQKAEVKVINDTVCNMVTEGQVTSRMMCSGYLGGGVDACQGDSGGPLVCRSDVGKWFQAGVVSWGEGCARRNKPGVYTRVTKLRDWIREITSL; encoded by the exons GGTGGCAACCATGAGCAGGTCACCTTCATGACGAATCAGCAGAAGGTCGCATCAAAAAGGAAGACGCATATCATTGTTGGGGTCATTGTTGCTCTGCTGGTAGTGGCCGCTGTGGTCGGATTTCTCGTGTGGCTCTTTCTTG TCAGGACTAAAGAATTGGAAGACACCTCCACCATTCAGAAACGGGTCCCGTCCATGCTGGTTTACAGCGGACAAATTAAACTACTTAAACCCGAGTACAGCTCAGTTTATGACAACCCGGAAAGCCCGGAATTCCAACAGGTGGCGAGGGATCTGCAGGGAATT ATGAATGACACGTTCACCAAAGATCCGTTCCTTTCCAAATATTACACCAAGTCAGTCATCACTGCATTCAG TGACGGATTAACAGCTTATCACTGGAGCCAGTTTGACATCCCTGAGACGGACCAGGAGATTGTCCCAGAGCTGACTGAGGATCGTGTGATCGAGGCTCTGCGGAAGAACATTCGGCAAGGGAGCAGACGCACAGGCACCGTTGCAGTCACTGACACAGACATCACTGCTTCAA caACAGACCCTCGGATGGCCCGCGAACCCAAATCCA AAGAATGCTTTCACACTCTTGAGGCTGACACCACCGAAAAGAACTTTGTGTCCCCTAACCATCCCAACAGATACCCAGCCAAATCCAGATGCCAGTGGCAGATTCGGGCCCCTAAGGACCACGCCATCCTTGTCAAGTTTAGGACTTTCCACGTGGAGGATGACTGTAACAATGACTATGTGGCCATCTACAATTCTCTTAGTCCAGACAGCACTCGGGCCATCACAAA GCAGTGTGGACTTCGACCCCCCACAAATCCTCTAGAGGTGACTTCTTCTGGTAACATCATGCTCATTAATCTGGTGACGGATGTGGTCCGGAGGCCAGGATTCAGAGCGGTTTACCAGGCTGTTCCTGTTATAACAG CTGGAAGCTGTGGACAATCTCTGACCAGTCCTACGGGAAACTTCACCTCTCCTTATTTTTCCAGTTTCTATCCTCCATACGTGGATTGCTTCTGGAACATTAAT GTCGCTGCGGGCAAGAAGATAAAGGTTGAGTTCAACATGTTTCGAGTAAAAGAACCAGGGGTGGATGCTACCACCTGCCACAAAGATTACGTAGAAGTGTTGGGTAAAAA GTATTGTGGAGAGAAAACTAGATTTGTGTTGTCTAGCCTCACCAACAGTTTGGAAGTGAAGTTTCACTCTGATGAATCCTTCACAGATAAGGGATTCAGAGCCAATTACAATGCCTACGACCCTGTAAACC CATGTCCTGGTCAGTTTGCTTGTCCTTCTGGTCTCTGCATCAAGAACGAGCTACGCTGTGATGGCTGGAATGATTGTCAAGATATGAGTGATGAGAAAAACTGca AGTGTGAAGAGGAGCACTTTGCTTGTAAAAATGGCCTATGTAGACCCCAGTACTTTGTTTGTGACAGAGTCAATGACTGTGGTGATAACAGCGATGAAGAGGGTTGTG ATTGCGGCAGGGCTGAGGTGAGGTGCGGTGACGGTTCCTGTGTCCCACAAGAAGTTATATGCGATGGGAATCGCGACTGTGCTGATGGGAGTGATGAGGCCTCCTGCCAAGGAT CCACTGGTGTCTGCACAGAGTTTTCCTACAGGTGTACAAATGGCGACTGCGTAAACAAAGTGAACGCAGAGTGTGACCGTGACAATGACTGCAGCGATGGGTCAGACGAGCAGGGATGCA ATTGCGGAAGCCGACCCTACAAGCACAACCGTATTGTTGGGGGGCAGAACGCAGATGTGGGTGAGTGGCCGTGGCAGGTTAGTCTGCACTTTAAGAAACAAGGGCACGTTTGCGGCGCCTCCATCATCTCCAACAAATGGCTCCTGTGCGCTGCCCACTGTTTCATTCAGACTGATGATGC CTACAAAATGACATCTAATTGGGTGACATACAGTGGCCTGCGAGACCAGAGCAACCAGGAACCCGGCGTCCAGGTGCGTAATCTGAAGACCATCGTCACCCACCCAAAATACGACACGCAGACCTCTGATTATGACATCGCCTTGCTGGAACTTAGTCAGCCATTGAACTTCAGCAACACCGTGCACCCCATCTGCCTACCAGCACCAACTCACGTTTTTTCGTCTGGCAGTTCCTGCTTTGTTACGGGCTGGGGAACGATGCGAGAGGGAG GGGATGTCGCACAAATACTACAGAAGGCTGAAGTAAAGGTTATTAATGATACAGTATGCAACATGGTGACCGAGGGTCAGGTGACATCGAGGATGATGTGTAGTGGTTACCTCGGCGGAGGTGTGGACGCTTGTCAG